One Natrinema halophilum genomic window carries:
- a CDS encoding potassium channel family protein has protein sequence MAECEAKFDPGKWKHEFGIDPVTEDHVDCTREQISESNYCKYHSSSKTRKKAGISDSDVIINLLHEDDAVFEPKFQSVTIEDTAIDIDDDAGESPKLQIVHPIVQDKLEIKGCEFGDDFRIINGLLGDIEIRHPESVCDIEFRRSVVTGNLSIFADDTRAKFLLNQTDIYGHTEINSTFDNKFIIDDSRFKELVYIEDCTFKGGLDLSGSEFWDSIVINKSDIYNEARFHSIATDFLLYISECNFESIDLDIKSCFENLIRIYYSEIEEGTLRQQDRGTTYFDLSYSTLGNVDVLMKDEGLETLHISDCDYTEFDFTQIRNQLKESNWYLHDFGIDWGLANIKIRKALSNEISKVPYRTYIDQFHMRNYVETYIKSKERASRQGDSRSASEFLINEMRAKRKKRSHNSLTSDFGWREQLNHSTAQAKNIFLDYSCGFGEKPWKAAAWAIGFPTFLGAFLFPSIGGVENPDTGQKFAFSLDGKFDLLLGTEILLKNIYFSILSFSTIGSNYYVPATLWSHILMAVESLSGPFLVALFVFTLGKQVTR, from the coding sequence ATGGCTGAGTGCGAAGCGAAGTTTGATCCTGGAAAATGGAAACATGAGTTCGGTATCGATCCAGTGACAGAAGATCATGTAGATTGCACCAGAGAACAAATCTCCGAGAGCAACTACTGCAAATACCATTCTAGTTCCAAAACCAGAAAGAAGGCAGGAATTAGCGACTCAGATGTAATAATTAATCTATTACATGAAGATGATGCCGTCTTTGAGCCAAAGTTTCAGAGCGTGACAATTGAGGATACCGCAATTGACATCGACGATGACGCGGGAGAAAGCCCTAAATTACAGATCGTTCATCCAATAGTACAAGACAAACTCGAGATAAAGGGATGCGAATTCGGGGACGACTTTAGAATAATAAATGGGCTTTTAGGTGATATTGAGATACGGCATCCGGAATCTGTGTGTGATATTGAATTCCGCCGGAGTGTTGTAACCGGCAATCTTAGCATTTTCGCTGATGATACAAGGGCGAAGTTTCTATTAAACCAGACAGACATATATGGTCATACGGAAATAAATTCGACATTTGACAATAAATTCATCATTGACGATTCAAGGTTTAAAGAATTAGTGTATATAGAAGATTGTACCTTCAAAGGTGGACTGGATTTATCAGGAAGTGAATTCTGGGATTCAATAGTAATTAATAAGTCAGATATATATAATGAAGCAAGATTCCACTCCATAGCTACTGATTTTCTTTTGTACATATCTGAATGCAATTTCGAAAGCATTGATCTTGACATCAAGAGCTGCTTCGAGAATCTGATTCGTATCTATTATTCTGAAATAGAAGAGGGGACATTAAGGCAGCAAGATCGAGGTACGACCTATTTTGATCTATCCTACTCAACATTGGGGAATGTTGATGTTCTTATGAAAGATGAGGGCCTTGAGACACTACATATTAGCGACTGTGACTATACTGAATTTGATTTTACTCAGATACGGAATCAGTTAAAGGAGTCAAATTGGTATCTCCATGATTTTGGCATAGATTGGGGATTAGCAAACATAAAAATACGAAAGGCACTCTCAAATGAGATATCAAAAGTCCCATACCGAACATATATAGATCAATTTCATATGAGAAACTATGTTGAAACATATATCAAGTCGAAAGAACGGGCATCAAGACAAGGGGACAGTCGATCTGCTTCGGAGTTCCTGATAAATGAGATGAGGGCCAAAAGAAAGAAAAGGTCTCACAATTCTCTAACATCTGATTTTGGATGGAGAGAACAATTAAATCACAGCACAGCTCAAGCAAAGAATATTTTCCTTGACTATTCTTGTGGGTTCGGAGAAAAGCCTTGGAAAGCAGCCGCTTGGGCAATAGGTTTTCCAACTTTTCTAGGAGCATTTCTATTCCCCTCTATTGGTGGTGTGGAAAATCCAGACACAGGCCAAAAATTCGCCTTTTCATTAGATGGTAAATTTGATCTTCTTTTAGGAACCGAGATTCTGCTAAAGAACATTTACTTTAGTATATTGTCTTTCTCGACAATTGGATCGAATTACTATGTTCCAGCAACTCTTTGGTCTCATATTCTGATGGCAGTTGAATCACTTAGCGGACCTTTTCTAGTAGCTCTTTTTGTATTTACTCTCGGAAAACAGGTAACCCGTTAA
- a CDS encoding site-specific integrase gives MTRKDSYPDRPDRPDDAPGERDVEYWLGVYKSIEEVPDRYRLRNYESEFAGEDTWGDYLATRDDLAESTKKNSWYPCGDRFKKFMQEEVGRHHALPLPDDVEAYLAHIKDGGYSTKVTERSINTVYYQHLSPLKTFFRWLVHHVDYPHVYNPVLMGAHASGITREVWYWQTDYKPDYGDRK, from the coding sequence ATGACCCGGAAAGACAGTTACCCGGACCGGCCAGATCGACCCGACGATGCGCCCGGGGAGCGGGACGTCGAATACTGGCTGGGTGTCTACAAGTCGATAGAAGAAGTCCCCGACCGCTACCGGCTACGGAACTACGAAAGCGAATTCGCGGGGGAAGACACCTGGGGCGACTACCTGGCGACCCGCGACGACTTGGCCGAATCGACAAAGAAAAATTCCTGGTATCCGTGTGGCGACCGCTTCAAGAAGTTCATGCAGGAGGAAGTCGGGCGACACCACGCCCTCCCGCTCCCGGACGACGTCGAAGCGTACCTGGCCCACATCAAGGACGGCGGGTATTCGACCAAGGTTACGGAGCGGTCGATTAACACCGTCTACTACCAGCACCTGTCCCCGCTGAAGACTTTCTTCCGGTGGCTGGTCCACCACGTCGACTACCCGCACGTCTACAACCCGGTCCTGATGGGCGCCCACGCCAGCGGTATCACCCGTGAAGTGTGGTACTGGCAGACTGACTACAAACCCGACTATGGAGATAGAAAATGA
- a CDS encoding glycoside hydrolase family 97 catalytic domain-containing protein, with protein sequence MASLFAATTYSLNISADAASPVREGNDSAVQTVSSPDGSVAVAVDVTDGTPTYSVTFEGSSVIDTSRLGFEFQNQPTFGVGSDGDDITVTGSERTTVDTTWEPIWDQYDEIPERYCELRLGLVETTGSGRGGTLEIRVFDDGLGFRFLFGESFGDPFVITSERTEYAFAGDYESWWIPSDYDNFELEYERTPLSSIGSTLETDLGGTFDGVHTPMTMRTDDDHYVSVHEANLDDYASLAIAPRGGGGTDFESELAPLPDGTKVSASAPHVTPWRTIQLGVRPGDLVESNLIVNLNDDYSDDVFVQGTNWIEPQKFIGVWWLMITGRADWEYQGPQSGNHGAQTGRVKQYMNFASEHDISGVLVEGWNRGWSSYPGDGNGFDFTESYPDFGLERVTSYGAHLDPPTQMTMHNETAGDFRNYESQIDEAFDLYDDLGIRTIKTGYVSDDGNLAGDGFNHHNQVLVNHHTLVAKTAAANRQLLDVHEPIHPTGRRRTYPNMMTREGVKGQEYDAFGDVSPAHHVTFPFTRMLGGPVEYTPGIFDMDSGSGGIETTRAKQLAMYPTYFSGLQMVADLPSSYLADQPATLGVGEVAQAQHAELSGLERRSKWANSQGEAYVPFAGDSDESSPAATWTLDTVDTGEYDVHIRIANYETDNGLDDGVDATATLQIDGNPVEQLSIPGTEYWDVWTETSTTVSLECGDADLGLTLTDGDTGGFNLDAIALTEPGRSMPEPDEPPITGPTVPEFKFIEDVPAAGWDDTRVVDSSIGEYMITARKKDDEWFVGAMTDENGRALEIPLDFLESPSGRKRSHENVDEKRRENGGNRNSPVTRGENCHERDLDHGNDHAKGAYVAEIYSDGTDADDDDLEAVRIDAAIVDRSTTLLASMVGSGGTAVRLCPATRDDLESMPTYDRPRQEIDVSIDDETFVREPFISATGSNDGDYIGGTNVELVVDGDVADKGNVRFAPDGSDQSFAFRSTIDAPGTYDVTVRTLAEETLATRTVTVRPPKTVASFDDPSDDDHGPGAYTYPTADGFEDGIFDLQTVEVTRTDSSVQFSFSVETLNNAFGSDRGFSPHMFVVWLRDPTADGGTTAEIGDLGLAANFESAWHYRLEVSGFTKSAVDASGNPLTDADGNERVVRDDVDLESNTVALSVDRTAFGATDISDLELVAMVQSEDRGALRPVDETAEEYAFGGAISGAAENAPRVMDLVTGGDVTQAEALAYSADERATLPFVPLSDS encoded by the coding sequence ATGGCATCGCTATTTGCAGCGACGACTTATTCGCTGAACATCTCGGCCGACGCCGCTTCGCCGGTTCGCGAGGGCAATGACTCGGCGGTGCAGACGGTGTCTTCGCCGGATGGGAGCGTCGCCGTGGCGGTCGACGTCACTGACGGAACGCCGACGTATAGCGTCACGTTCGAGGGGTCATCCGTCATCGACACCTCGCGTCTCGGATTCGAGTTTCAGAACCAGCCGACCTTCGGCGTCGGGAGCGACGGGGACGATATCACCGTTACCGGAAGTGAACGGACGACGGTCGATACGACGTGGGAACCGATCTGGGATCAGTACGACGAAATCCCCGAACGCTACTGCGAACTCCGACTTGGACTCGTCGAAACCACGGGTTCTGGTCGGGGTGGAACGCTCGAGATCCGGGTGTTCGACGACGGACTCGGGTTTCGGTTCCTCTTTGGCGAGAGCTTCGGCGATCCGTTCGTCATCACGTCTGAGCGAACCGAATACGCCTTTGCAGGGGACTACGAATCGTGGTGGATTCCCAGCGATTACGATAACTTCGAACTCGAGTACGAGCGGACCCCGTTGAGCTCTATCGGATCGACGCTCGAGACTGATCTGGGAGGCACGTTCGACGGCGTTCACACACCGATGACGATGCGAACCGACGACGATCACTACGTCAGCGTCCACGAGGCGAACCTCGACGATTACGCGTCGCTTGCAATCGCGCCCCGAGGAGGCGGTGGAACCGACTTCGAATCGGAACTCGCCCCGCTTCCCGACGGCACGAAGGTGTCCGCGTCCGCGCCGCACGTAACGCCGTGGCGGACGATCCAACTCGGCGTGCGACCAGGCGATCTCGTCGAGTCGAACCTCATCGTCAATCTCAACGATGACTACAGCGACGACGTGTTCGTCCAGGGAACGAACTGGATCGAACCGCAGAAGTTCATCGGCGTCTGGTGGCTAATGATCACCGGCCGCGCAGACTGGGAATATCAGGGCCCACAGTCCGGCAACCACGGGGCACAGACCGGTCGCGTAAAGCAGTACATGAACTTCGCGAGCGAGCACGATATCTCCGGCGTCCTCGTCGAGGGCTGGAACCGGGGCTGGTCGAGCTATCCGGGTGACGGAAACGGCTTCGACTTCACGGAGTCCTACCCCGACTTCGGTCTCGAAAGGGTGACCAGCTACGGTGCGCACCTCGACCCACCGACCCAGATGACGATGCACAACGAGACGGCGGGAGATTTCCGAAATTACGAATCACAGATCGACGAGGCGTTCGACCTGTACGACGACCTCGGTATCCGGACGATTAAAACCGGGTACGTCTCGGACGACGGAAATCTGGCCGGTGACGGTTTCAATCACCACAATCAGGTGCTCGTCAACCATCATACGCTGGTCGCGAAGACGGCAGCAGCCAACCGGCAGCTGCTCGACGTCCACGAGCCGATTCACCCGACCGGGCGCCGTCGAACCTATCCGAACATGATGACTCGCGAGGGTGTGAAAGGACAGGAGTACGACGCGTTCGGTGACGTTAGCCCCGCACACCACGTGACGTTTCCGTTTACGCGCATGCTCGGAGGTCCCGTCGAATACACCCCGGGTATCTTCGATATGGACTCCGGCTCCGGCGGCATCGAGACGACACGAGCGAAACAGCTCGCGATGTATCCGACGTACTTCAGCGGTCTCCAGATGGTGGCGGATCTGCCCAGTTCGTACCTGGCCGACCAGCCAGCAACGCTTGGCGTCGGCGAGGTCGCTCAGGCACAACACGCCGAACTGTCTGGACTCGAGAGACGGTCGAAGTGGGCCAACTCGCAGGGCGAGGCGTACGTCCCGTTCGCCGGCGACAGCGACGAAAGCAGCCCGGCAGCCACCTGGACTCTCGATACTGTCGATACAGGCGAGTACGACGTCCACATCCGGATCGCCAACTACGAGACCGACAATGGGTTGGACGACGGCGTGGATGCAACCGCGACGCTCCAGATCGATGGCAACCCAGTCGAGCAGCTATCGATACCGGGAACCGAGTACTGGGACGTCTGGACCGAAACCTCCACGACCGTCTCGCTCGAGTGCGGCGATGCAGACCTCGGTCTGACGCTAACCGACGGGGACACCGGCGGGTTCAACCTCGACGCAATCGCCCTCACGGAGCCCGGACGGTCGATGCCAGAACCGGACGAGCCGCCGATCACCGGGCCGACGGTTCCCGAGTTCAAGTTCATCGAAGACGTTCCCGCCGCGGGCTGGGACGACACGCGCGTCGTAGACTCGTCGATCGGCGAGTACATGATCACTGCTCGGAAGAAAGACGACGAGTGGTTCGTCGGCGCGATGACCGACGAGAACGGCCGCGCGCTCGAGATTCCTCTCGACTTCCTCGAGTCCCCGTCCGGTCGCAAGCGCAGTCACGAGAATGTCGACGAAAAACGGAGGGAGAACGGCGGGAACCGGAATAGCCCTGTAACGCGTGGCGAAAACTGCCACGAACGGGATCTGGACCACGGAAACGACCACGCGAAAGGCGCATACGTGGCCGAGATCTACTCGGACGGCACCGATGCGGACGACGACGATCTCGAGGCCGTCCGCATCGACGCGGCGATCGTCGACCGATCGACGACGCTCCTGGCGTCGATGGTCGGTTCCGGCGGGACCGCCGTTCGGCTTTGTCCTGCAACGCGGGACGATCTCGAATCGATGCCGACGTACGATCGGCCCAGACAGGAGATCGACGTTTCGATCGACGATGAGACGTTCGTTCGGGAACCGTTCATCTCCGCGACCGGTTCGAACGACGGGGACTACATCGGCGGAACGAACGTGGAACTCGTCGTGGACGGTGACGTCGCCGATAAGGGGAACGTTCGATTCGCGCCTGATGGATCCGATCAGTCGTTCGCGTTCAGGTCGACGATAGACGCCCCCGGGACCTACGATGTGACCGTCCGGACCCTGGCGGAAGAGACGCTCGCCACCCGAACGGTTACGGTGAGACCGCCGAAAACCGTCGCCTCGTTCGATGATCCGAGCGACGACGATCACGGTCCGGGCGCGTACACGTATCCGACCGCCGACGGGTTCGAAGACGGCATCTTCGACCTGCAGACGGTCGAGGTAACGCGGACCGACAGCAGCGTTCAGTTCTCCTTCTCGGTCGAAACTCTGAACAACGCGTTCGGCAGCGACCGCGGATTCTCGCCGCACATGTTCGTGGTGTGGCTCCGCGACCCGACCGCCGACGGCGGCACCACAGCCGAAATCGGCGACCTCGGCCTGGCCGCGAACTTCGAATCGGCGTGGCACTATCGTCTCGAGGTCAGCGGCTTCACGAAGAGCGCGGTCGACGCGAGTGGCAATCCGCTGACCGATGCCGACGGCAACGAGAGAGTCGTGCGCGACGACGTCGACCTCGAGTCGAATACCGTGGCGCTCTCCGTCGACCGAACGGCGTTCGGCGCGACGGATATTTCGGACCTGGAACTCGTCGCGATGGTCCAGTCAGAGGATCGGGGAGCGCTCCGACCCGTCGACGAAACGGCCGAGGAGTACGCCTTCGGCGGTGCTATTTCCGGTGCAGCCGAGAACGCACCTCGAGTTATGGACCTGGTGACGGGCGGGGACGTCACCCAGGCGGAGGCGCTCGCCTACTCGGCTGACGAGCGGGCGACGTTGCCGTTCGTTCCGCTTTCCGACAGCTAG
- a CDS encoding tyrosine-type recombinase/integrase, translating to MSDNQTTHETIAEAFGRTTDPLAEYDARFKDLDVDPFDLWLEEQVYSQDYSDGTVNTMKRRVNQWRDYMADQHDRHAAVPTTRHVMDFARYYLDERDNAKNTVAAKLGTLSRMFRYFQSEPAFPHPTDFNPFDAAKGKIDLNGDDPKEPRPIPLDELRDVVRDDIKHIRDRALIVTQFKLGLRASEASNIKLSEVHIANSELQDHYDDLGAHPALEARPNAVYIPHDRKRNKSERPRVLPLDDELRRVLLQYLLCRPDNGRPWLFLSKSGGKKLDQDNINDIWKKHFRPEYGPNERHRGVSSHYGRHYFTTWFRIEQEWSRDLIKYMRGDRQGGGKIQSTRNAIDSYIHTWFEDIEKSYREEIFKLGI from the coding sequence ATGAGCGACAATCAGACGACGCACGAAACGATAGCCGAAGCGTTCGGGCGGACGACGGACCCGCTGGCGGAGTACGACGCCCGCTTCAAAGACCTGGACGTCGATCCGTTCGACCTCTGGCTGGAAGAGCAAGTCTATAGTCAGGACTACTCCGACGGAACGGTGAACACCATGAAACGCCGGGTCAACCAGTGGCGCGACTACATGGCCGACCAGCACGACCGACACGCTGCAGTCCCGACGACGCGCCACGTCATGGACTTCGCCCGGTACTACCTAGACGAACGGGACAACGCGAAGAACACCGTCGCGGCGAAACTGGGTACTCTCAGCCGGATGTTTCGGTACTTCCAGAGTGAACCCGCGTTCCCGCACCCGACCGACTTCAACCCATTCGACGCCGCGAAGGGGAAGATCGATCTTAACGGCGACGACCCGAAGGAGCCGCGCCCGATCCCGTTGGACGAACTCCGCGACGTCGTCCGCGACGACATCAAGCACATCCGCGACCGGGCGCTGATAGTCACCCAGTTCAAGTTGGGGCTACGGGCGTCGGAAGCGTCGAACATTAAACTCAGTGAAGTCCACATCGCCAACTCCGAACTTCAGGATCACTACGATGACTTGGGGGCGCACCCTGCCCTAGAAGCCCGACCGAACGCAGTCTACATCCCTCACGACCGAAAGCGAAACAAGTCGGAGCGCCCCCGGGTCCTACCCCTGGACGACGAACTACGCCGAGTCCTGCTTCAGTACCTGCTCTGTCGCCCGGACAACGGGCGTCCGTGGCTGTTTCTGTCGAAGTCAGGTGGAAAGAAGCTTGATCAAGACAACATCAACGACATATGGAAGAAGCATTTTAGGCCGGAGTATGGCCCAAACGAACGCCACCGGGGCGTATCATCCCACTACGGGCGACACTACTTCACGACGTGGTTCAGGATTGAACAAGAGTGGTCTCGAGACCTCATAAAGTATATGCGGGGGGATCGACAAGGAGGCGGAAAAATACAGTCGACCCGAAATGCAATTGATTCCTATATTCATACTTGGTTTGAAGATATAGAGAAATCATATAGAGAAGAAATATTTAAGCTCGGAATTTAA
- a CDS encoding ArsR family transcriptional regulator produces the protein MGDSEDSDDERDDTGKFTEKYPASAFLDALRNLGGAAGTADVADEIGCPQRTAYHRLSNLRDDGQIDSRQVGGAMLWVVENGG, from the coding sequence ATGGGTGATTCAGAAGATTCAGACGACGAACGGGACGACACGGGGAAGTTCACCGAAAAATACCCCGCGTCGGCGTTTCTGGACGCGCTCCGTAACCTGGGGGGCGCAGCGGGAACCGCCGACGTCGCGGACGAAATTGGCTGTCCCCAGCGGACGGCGTATCACCGATTATCGAACCTCCGAGACGACGGCCAGATCGACAGCCGTCAGGTCGGGGGCGCAATGCTGTGGGTGGTCGAAAATGGCGGATAG
- a CDS encoding DHH family phosphoesterase, producing MTRDSAGEPGADDGDSVVYDLAPECTADDIEQGLPYLAEINGIVDYGVFVDLSDSVSGLVHESVLEGTYAVGDELVVELESIRENGDMAFEPVDIDEYVTEEVSHDYSLTGTHRLESNLGEQIHVEGEVTQVKQTGGPTIFHVTDENGVVPCAAFEEAGVRAYPTIEVGDIVRVTGMPEHREGSIQIEVDGLSKLDGEDADEARERLDSALEARAEPHDVAPLIDWPAFEKLRPNLEEVAKLLRRTVLDGRPIRVRHHADGDGMCAAVPVQIALERFIADVHEDENAPRHLIKRLPAKAPFYEMEDATRDLNFALEDREKHGQQLPLLLMLDNGSTAEDVPAYETLAHYDIPIVAIDHHHPDPEAVGDLLDAHVNPYLHDEDYRITTGMLCVELARMIYPDLTEELRHIPAVAGLSDRSKADAMDDYVELAAEKGYDENRLQDVSEALDYAAFWLRYNSGDQLIQDLLHLDDDEEARHRDLVSFFADRAREEVDEQLDAAMPHLEHETLDNGAHLYRIDVENYAHRFTYPAPGKTTGEIHDRKIEETGDPVITVGYGPDFAVLRSDGVRLDIPTMVSELEAEIAGGGVSGGGHLVVGSIKFVTGKREEVIDALVEKMAEADIDEALSSAAPIDD from the coding sequence ATGACGCGTGACTCCGCCGGGGAACCCGGCGCAGACGACGGGGATTCCGTCGTCTACGATCTCGCTCCCGAATGTACCGCCGACGACATCGAACAGGGGCTTCCCTATCTCGCCGAAATCAACGGCATCGTCGACTATGGCGTCTTCGTAGATCTCTCCGATTCCGTTTCCGGTCTCGTTCACGAATCCGTCCTCGAGGGAACGTACGCCGTCGGCGATGAACTCGTCGTCGAACTAGAGAGCATCCGCGAAAACGGCGACATGGCCTTTGAGCCCGTCGACATCGATGAATACGTGACCGAGGAAGTCAGCCACGATTACTCACTGACCGGCACTCACCGTCTCGAAAGCAATCTCGGTGAGCAGATTCACGTCGAGGGAGAAGTCACCCAGGTCAAACAGACCGGTGGCCCGACGATTTTCCACGTCACCGACGAGAACGGCGTCGTACCCTGTGCCGCCTTCGAGGAGGCCGGGGTCCGTGCGTACCCGACGATCGAGGTCGGCGACATCGTCCGCGTGACGGGCATGCCGGAACACCGCGAAGGGTCGATACAGATCGAGGTCGACGGCCTCTCGAAACTCGATGGCGAAGACGCTGACGAGGCTCGCGAGCGCCTCGATTCTGCACTCGAGGCTCGAGCCGAACCGCACGACGTTGCGCCGCTGATCGACTGGCCGGCGTTCGAAAAGCTCCGCCCGAACCTCGAGGAAGTCGCGAAACTGCTTCGTCGAACGGTTCTCGACGGGCGCCCGATTCGCGTTCGCCACCACGCCGACGGCGACGGAATGTGTGCAGCCGTTCCCGTCCAGATCGCCCTGGAGCGGTTCATCGCCGACGTTCACGAAGACGAGAACGCACCCCGGCATCTGATCAAGCGACTTCCGGCGAAAGCTCCCTTCTACGAGATGGAAGATGCGACGCGAGACCTCAACTTCGCGCTCGAGGATCGCGAGAAACACGGCCAGCAACTTCCGCTCTTGCTCATGCTCGACAACGGCTCGACGGCCGAAGACGTCCCGGCGTACGAGACGTTGGCCCACTACGACATCCCGATCGTCGCGATCGACCACCACCACCCCGACCCCGAGGCAGTCGGTGACCTCCTCGACGCCCACGTGAATCCGTATCTCCACGACGAGGATTACCGAATAACGACGGGAATGCTCTGTGTCGAGCTCGCACGAATGATCTACCCGGATCTCACTGAGGAACTCCGTCACATTCCTGCCGTGGCCGGCCTTTCGGACCGATCGAAGGCCGACGCGATGGACGACTACGTGGAACTCGCCGCCGAGAAGGGCTACGACGAAAACCGCCTGCAGGACGTCAGCGAAGCGCTGGATTATGCCGCCTTCTGGCTGCGCTACAACTCCGGCGACCAGCTGATACAGGATCTACTCCACCTCGATGACGACGAGGAAGCGCGCCACCGAGATCTCGTCTCTTTCTTCGCCGACCGCGCACGCGAGGAAGTCGATGAACAACTCGATGCCGCGATGCCCCATCTCGAGCACGAAACGCTCGACAACGGCGCTCACCTCTACCGAATCGACGTGGAGAACTACGCCCACCGGTTTACCTACCCCGCACCGGGGAAGACAACCGGCGAAATCCACGATCGCAAGATCGAAGAGACCGGCGACCCGGTAATCACGGTCGGTTATGGGCCTGATTTCGCCGTGTTGCGCAGCGACGGTGTCCGACTGGACATTCCGACCATGGTGTCGGAACTCGAAGCCGAGATAGCCGGCGGTGGCGTCTCCGGTGGCGGCCACCTCGTCGTCGGATCGATCAAGTTCGTCACCGGCAAGCGCGAGGAAGTGATCGATGCCCTGGTCGAAAAGATGGCCGAAGCCGACATCGACGAAGCGCTTTCGAGTGCAGCCCCGATCGACGACTGA
- a CDS encoding A/G-specific adenine glycosylase: MTAEAQEWALPDDCEAVRDALIAWYEDDHREFPWRRTDDPYAILVSEVMSQQTQLGRVVEAWEEFLEQWPTTAELAAADRAAVVGFWTDHSLGYNNRAKYLHEAAQQVETEYAGDFPDTPTELQELMGVGPYTANAVASFAFNDGDAVVDTNVKRVLYRFAEIHNADNPPYEEVANALMPDGQSRVWNNAIMELGGVACQKTPRCDEEECPWRKWCHAYQTGDFTAPDVPTQPSFEGSRRQFRGRIVRVLGEHDELALDDLGPRVRVDYAPDGKHGQEWLRDLVLDLADDGLVDVVDQNDGKTVVRLQR, encoded by the coding sequence ATGACAGCAGAGGCCCAGGAGTGGGCGTTGCCCGACGACTGCGAGGCCGTTCGCGACGCGCTCATCGCATGGTACGAAGACGACCACCGCGAGTTTCCCTGGCGGCGAACGGACGATCCGTACGCGATCCTCGTCAGCGAGGTGATGAGCCAACAGACCCAGCTCGGTCGAGTCGTCGAAGCCTGGGAGGAATTCCTCGAACAGTGGCCGACGACAGCCGAGTTGGCCGCGGCCGACCGGGCTGCGGTCGTCGGGTTCTGGACGGATCACAGTCTCGGATACAACAACCGAGCGAAGTACCTGCACGAGGCAGCTCAGCAGGTCGAAACGGAGTACGCTGGCGACTTTCCAGACACGCCCACCGAACTCCAGGAACTCATGGGCGTCGGCCCGTATACGGCCAACGCGGTGGCGAGTTTCGCCTTCAACGACGGCGACGCGGTCGTCGATACGAACGTCAAGCGGGTTCTCTATCGTTTTGCGGAAATCCATAATGCGGACAACCCGCCGTATGAGGAAGTAGCGAATGCACTCATGCCAGACGGCCAATCACGGGTGTGGAACAACGCCATCATGGAATTAGGAGGCGTCGCCTGTCAGAAGACGCCCCGATGCGACGAAGAAGAGTGTCCCTGGCGGAAATGGTGTCACGCCTATCAGACCGGCGACTTCACAGCGCCGGACGTTCCGACCCAACCGTCCTTCGAAGGTAGCCGGCGACAGTTCCGCGGACGGATCGTCCGCGTTCTGGGGGAACACGATGAACTGGCGCTTGATGACCTTGGGCCACGGGTCCGCGTCGACTACGCACCCGACGGCAAGCATGGTCAGGAGTGGCTCCGTGACCTGGTATTAGACTTAGCCGATGACGGGCTAGTAGATGTCGTGGATCAAAACGACGGGAAGACTGTTGTTCGGCTTCAGCGATAA